The genome window GGGAGAAATTTCTCTGTCAAATGGTTAAAGGTATTATTTTGTTGAACTTTTTATGGCAACTTTCTATGTGTTGATCTAGAATTTGCATCCCCTTtctgattatttttttctgcTGCAAATGATGGCAACTACAGGATCCCACAAAGTTTGTAGTTCTCAGTATCAAGTCTATGTGTTACTATTATTGTTGTGGTTACTCTTATGGATTGGGTCATGGTGATGAGTATGGCTCTGTTTCTCATCTCCTTGTTGAGCTTATTGTCGCAGGCTAGaaaatttacattaatatttCAAGATATTTGTTTGGGGACCagtatcaaaataaattattagtgCATCACATTAATAGTATACTTTGATTACGTGAGCCCATTTGGTTATAATCGACAAtatctttttttcatttgtttgagGCCTTGTATCTTAATAGTtactatttttgtttctatttctTCCTATTGTTGGTTAGAATCAAGATTCGAGTTGGCTGTACTTGTATTCGGCTTAAAATTATTTGGAGCTTTTGAATTCATAAGATTTGAACCTAACCCTCTCCTGTGCGTCACCTGAGCCAAGGTTCAGTTGGGACCACTACTCCATCTGGAAACTAGGAGAAGCTTATAGAATAGAGCAGCTGAagtttaaatataataaacagTAAAATGATAAGATGTCATGACTAATTGCAGTTTTTCTTATGCAGCTATGTGAACTGTCCTTTCACAAAACTCGTCATTTGAGGAACCCCTACAATGAGAACTTACCAGTAAAGGTACAATCTGGAGCTTTAAAACTATAGATCCACTCATgtaaactctgttagtttttGTATGTTCTGTCTTGATTGATTGTGAAGTCACCCAATTATTATTTCTGTCAGGATTTTCAGCATGTATCAGTAGGCTGCAGGTTTGTCATGCTAATCCATGATTCAATCAGCCGAAAACATGATCttactatttgtttttttcttttcctgaaattTGGTTTTGCTTTCACCTCACCATCCTAGTATTGTTAGTAACTGTGATGGTTATTGGACTATGACTTAAAACTTTGAAAGACGATCTTCAGAACCTCTCTGTGTGTGGGTGGTAATGTGTTACTGATCATGCATGCCAAGGCCTTTTGGGCAAAATTACACCTTTTCCCCTGTAGTAGTATTTTCTGGAGGGTGAGTCCACAAGTTGAATACCTGACGGGTGTATGagtagttttttattttaattttataaaagacATAATGTTTTCGATTAGATGAAAGTTACAATACAGGACTAGGAGTCCACTGAACAGTCTTGAGTACTAAGCTAAAACTAATAACAACAAAACATCACATATTGGAGTAAAACCGTAAATAAAAATAGGCTAAATCACAGCAGCACCTCAGTCATAAGATATAGCCTGAAAGGAATGATTCTTAAACTCAGGGTgtgtaaaaaaattacaatgcAAGAATCTATATGTATACATGTATGGACATACTTTTGTATGTCTCTTTGtggtttgtgtgtgtgttatgAACAAATTAGTTTGCATTACTTGAACCATACCATAGAATCCCTGCCCAATGACACAGATTATGTTATGGGACCATGCCTGGGCTAGGTGCTACAAAAATACAAGTGTTGATGCATCATATAGAGCTTAAATGAAACTGTCTGATAGGACGCTATTTTAATAACTTCTAAACATGCCCAAGTTTTCTTAGCTGTTTCACCATGCTTTTTTACTTGAAATCATTATTATTCTGAACATGTATGCTGGCTGATGTGATACTACTTTCTGTAGACGTATCTTAAGACAAATAAAATTAGCTTTTGAGCTTATTGTCATGCTTGTACAATTGCAGATAAGTAGAGATTGTCAAGAGCTAGAGCCCTCCATCGGTGAGCAGTTGGCTTCCTTGCTTTATCTTGAGCCAGATAGTGAACTTATGGTATGTTTCAGGGTTTAGAAACAGAAATATTTACAGTGTGTTTATCAGTTTAGTAAGAGTCAATTTTACTGTAGTGCATGGGGGCAGCACAAAAATTGTTTTGGACTATTAAGTCTcctttcttgaaaaaaaaaaatacagtgTCCACAACTTGATGAAACTGAATGTTGTATACCATTTCCTGTGTACAGGCAGTTTCGATTGCGGCAGAGTCAAAACGcgaagaagaaaaagctaaGGGAGTCAATCCGGAGAATGGTGGTGAGAACCCAGACATTGTCCCATTTGAGGACaatgaagaggaggaagaggaagaaagtgACGATGAGGAAGAGAGCTTTGGTCCAGTTCCGGGGGTAGGAAATGAGGGCAGAGGAAGAGGCAGAGGAGGAATCATGTGGCCCCCTCACATGCCACTAGCAAGAGGTGGTAGACCTATGCCTGGGATGCAGGGTTTTCCCCCAGGAATGATGGGTGCTGATGCAATGCCCTATGGACCTGCACCTGACGGATTTGGTATGCCAAATCCTTTTGGTGTGGGCCCTCGTGGTTTCAATCCATATGGTCCCAGGTTTTCTGGTGATTTTACAGGGCCCGCGCCTGGCATGATGTTTCGTGGGCGACCACAACAACCTGGATTTCCACCTGGTGGTTATGGGATGATGATGGGTCCTGGACGTGCACCATTTATGGGAGGCATGGGGGTTGGAGGTGCAAATCCAGGCCGGCCTGGTCGGCCAACTGGTATGTCTCCAATGTTTCCACCACCATCATCTCAAAACACTAACAGGATGCAGAAGAGAGATCCAAGGGGACCTTCCAATGATCGAAATGAGAGATATAGTGCTGGCTCAGGCCAGGGGAAGGGTCAAGAGATTCCAGGTTTAGCTGGTGGACCAGATGATGAGGCACGTTATCAGCAAGCATCAAAGGCTTACCGGGAAGATCAGTACGGTGCTGGTAACAACTCTAGAAATGATGATAGTGAAAGTGAGGATGAGGCACCGAGGCGGTCAAGGCATGGAGAGGGAAAGAAGAAAGGGAGAGGCTCAGAAGGAGATGTTACCTCAGAGCACTAGCAGATGCTGCTAGTTCGGCAGTTTTAGTGATGCCACTAACGAGGGAACCTATTTTCCCCCTTAATAGATCAAACAATCGATCCTCaatatttggatttttttaggTGCCGAGGGGAACTTAGAACTCCAACATTCTCTTCccattttgtttaaattttccAATATGCTGCAACATTCTGTGATATTTTTGTAACTGTATCCTGTAAAAGGGGATGAATGGGTTGTGGAAATTCAGAACTAATTCCACATCATGTTATTCAATATACAGAGAGGATTTGTATCGATAGTGCTGCATGATGAATATAAACGTAgttttttatacaagcaatagtctaaactattaaaaagaaaatcgcGAAAAACCTACTCTAAATTAGTCTAATCTATTTCTTTTGGGATATAAATGCCGTTTTAAAATCAAACTCTAGTCCAGTTATATTTTCCACGTTCACTTTTCTCCTTTGGtgttattctttcaatttcagtcAACATTGAGAATAGAAATATCACTAAACTTATAGCTAGTTGATAGCATAATTCAACCTTTAGATCATGAAAATGGACAAGTGAATTGATGTTGTGATTGACTGTTAACATTTGGAAAGACGTTAGTTGCCATCAAATTATTTGGTTAAGGTAGGCAGCAGTCAAGGGTAATTTTGGAAATTCAGAAAATGTAGAAGCCCAACTCACTAAACATTGGAGCCCAGAAAATAGCAACAGCTATTTGATGGGCTTGCAACAACAAAGttcaaatcaatcaaatccGGGTTAAAATGGGTATTTGCAACCCATGACCCGAAATTGTAACACTAAAAGCTCCTCACCGTCTTCTTCGCCGCTTAAACCTTAAACCCTCCAAAAGTAAAACCCTAGCAACTGAAGTAGCAGCATTTGCCTCACATTCCGTACATTCCAACcatgaagaacaagaaaaaaggagGCTCAGCTCCCAAGGGACCTAAGGGAGCCAAAAAGAGCAAGACTTACTCTCTCAATGAAGACTCGTTTTTTAGCACTGAATCGAAGAAACGCCGAAAAATCGACCGTGATGAGATAGAGAGCGATTCAGACGACGACTATGGCGTCGTTGGGTCGGATGGGGAGGGCGGTGGAGAGGAAGATGAGGAGGCTGAGGCTATAGAAGAAACTGCAGatgagaagaggaagaggataGCGCAAGAGTACTTGGAGAAGGTTCGAGGATTAGCAAGGAGGGAGAAGGAAGATGAGGAGGATGAGAGTGATGAAGAAGGTGAGAAGGAAGGGGCGAGAGACTCGCTTGTTGCCAAGAttttgcagcagcagcagctcgAGGACAGTGGCCGAGTTCGCCGTGCCATTGCTTCTAGGTAATCAATTTcgttcttgtatttttttttttttttttgattagATTGTAGGTGGTGTTATTGTTTTGGAACTCGACCAATTTATAGTGGCATTTGATCGGTATTCAGATTCAAAGTTGTGAACTTTATAAACTCCCCTTTGGGTTTAATGCTACTTTGATCAGATGCTATCATCAGCTTTCTTGCTTAAGCTCTGACACCTTAAGCTTGATGGTAATCTTGGgaagttattattttttattttttatttttaaacgtAGAATGGAGCAACTGGATTTTGCTCCATAACTGGAGAAGTGTATGCTTTCTAACGGattgtttcatattttaatttgtggTAGCATGTTCCTAATTATCATGCTTAATCCTCTCATTTCAGGGTTCAAAAGCCTGAATCTACTGATGAATTTCGGATCTCAGTGAAGCATCGACAATCTGTTACTGCTGTGGCTCTGTCCGAGGATGACTTCAAGGGCTTCTCAGCTTCTAAGGATGGCACCATTCTTCATTGGGATGTAGATAGTGGGAAAAGTGAAAAGTATCTATGGCCCCGTAATGAAGTATTAAAGTCTCATGGGGTTAAGGATCCACAGGGTCGAGCCACAAAGCATAGTAAACATGTGTTAGCTCTAGCAGTTAGCTCCGATGGTCGGTATTTGGCAAGTGGAGGCTTAGATCGCCATATTCATTTGTGGGATACTCGTACACGAGAGCATATTCAGGTAGATATGATTGGTCAGTTACTTTGTTAGTTGTGGAATAGAATAATATATGAACATATATGGTTAGGAGGTTTTAGTTTAATAAAAGCACTTAAATTGATCAGGTTAGAGGAATGCAGGTGACCTCTCATACTCTAAGGACAATTCACTAACAGTAAAATCTCTATTGTACTGGCAAGGGCCTACCTGCAAATCATGTAAATGacctattttgtttttattttctttaaacaacAAGAGAAGTATGTTTTTTGCTTGATCCAACAGAAGTACATGCTTTTCTTTTGGCAAAGCAGCGTTCTCTGTAAGCTGAGTCATCTGTCGATCTGTTGGGATGCATTTCCAAGTTAAAGACACGGATTAGGTTTTATGTCTGATTTTTTGATTTATAGTTTAGAAAATATCTtaaagaaaatactaaaatggCAGGCCTCAGGAAATATTGTTTCTCAACTTAAGTCTTTACGGTAAAATATGtgattttctgattttatcATGCACATACCCACTCTCCATCTTCTCCCTTCAAATTCTATTAGAAGCAACATTTGTGAATCTGGAAACAATGAGTTCTTGAGTTCTATTCTTAATCAgcatttgtgttttttaacAGGCTTTTCCAGGTCATAGAGGCCCCGTTTCATGTTTAACTTTCAGGCAAGGGGCATCAGAACTTTTTTCTGGTTCATATGATCGAACAGTTAAGATATGGAACGTTGAAGGTAGAGCTTACATAGATACATTATTTGGTCACCAAGGGGAAGTATTAAGTATTGATTGCCTACGAAAAGAACGGGTTTTGTCTGTTGGACACGATCGAAGCATGCAG of Prunus dulcis chromosome 4, ALMONDv2, whole genome shotgun sequence contains these proteins:
- the LOC117624786 gene encoding U3 snoRNP-associated protein-like EMB2271, which produces MKNKKKGGSAPKGPKGAKKSKTYSLNEDSFFSTESKKRRKIDRDEIESDSDDDYGVVGSDGEGGGEEDEEAEAIEETADEKRKRIAQEYLEKVRGLARREKEDEEDESDEEGEKEGARDSLVAKILQQQQLEDSGRVRRAIASRVQKPESTDEFRISVKHRQSVTAVALSEDDFKGFSASKDGTILHWDVDSGKSEKYLWPRNEVLKSHGVKDPQGRATKHSKHVLALAVSSDGRYLASGGLDRHIHLWDTRTREHIQAFPGHRGPVSCLTFRQGASELFSGSYDRTVKIWNVEGRAYIDTLFGHQGEVLSIDCLRKERVLSVGHDRSMQLFKVPEASRLVFRAPASSLECCCFISNDDFLSGSDDGSVELWSMLRKKPVCIVKNAHPFLAARKNVEQKDGDRVPNGHIENGDHTSQSYDCSSTYSWISSVTVCRGSDLAASGAGNGSVCLWAVESESKAMKPLHDLPLVGFVNSLAFAKSGGFLVAGVGKEPRLGRWGHISSARNGIAIHPLKLSSDDTDNF
- the LOC117624920 gene encoding 30-kDa cleavage and polyadenylation specificity factor 30, yielding MEDSDGDINFDFEGGLDATAAAGPTNPGPPSNSLMQSDSGVAAVDTNPAAAAPQPNHPNPNRSGGRSYRQTVCRHWLRSLCMKGEACGFLHQYDKSRMPVCRFFRLYGECREQDCVYKHTNEDIKECNMYKLGFCPNGPDCRYRHAKLPGPPPPVEEVLQKIQHLNSYNYNTSNKFYQQRNAGFPQQADKYQSAQGPNSVYQGVVGKPSTGESANVHQQQQVQQTQQQVGHTQTQNLPNGLANQANRSAPLPQGISRYFIVKSCNRENLELSVQQGVWATQRSNESKLNEAFDSAENVILIFSVNRTRHFQGCAKMMSRIGGSVSGGNWKYAHGSAHYGRNFSVKWLKLCELSFHKTRHLRNPYNENLPVKISRDCQELEPSIGEQLASLLYLEPDSELMAVSIAAESKREEEKAKGVNPENGGENPDIVPFEDNEEEEEEESDDEEESFGPVPGVGNEGRGRGRGGIMWPPHMPLARGGRPMPGMQGFPPGMMGADAMPYGPAPDGFGMPNPFGVGPRGFNPYGPRFSGDFTGPAPGMMFRGRPQQPGFPPGGYGMMMGPGRAPFMGGMGVGGANPGRPGRPTGMSPMFPPPSSQNTNRMQKRDPRGPSNDRNERYSAGSGQGKGQEIPGLAGGPDDEARYQQASKAYREDQYGAGNNSRNDDSESEDEAPRRSRHGEGKKKGRGSEGDVTSEH